A single region of the Micropterus dolomieu isolate WLL.071019.BEF.003 ecotype Adirondacks linkage group LG18, ASM2129224v1, whole genome shotgun sequence genome encodes:
- the rbp7b gene encoding retinoid-binding protein 7 has translation MPVDYSGTWDIDSNVNFEGYMVALGIDFATRKIASMLKPQKVIKQNGDCFTIKTFTTFRNYECSFRIGEAFKEVTKGMDNRSCQTVVNWENDKLVCVQKGEKKNRGWTHWIQGDELHLELTCEDQVCKQIYKRSL, from the exons ATGCCAGTGGACTACAGCGGGACATGGGACATTGACAGCAATGTCAATTTTGAGGGATACATGGTTGCACTTG GCATTGATTTTGCAACACGCAAGATTGCCTCCATGTTGAAGCCCCAGAAAGTGATTAAGCAAAATGGAGACTGTTTCACAATCAAGACTTTCACTACTTTCAGAAATTATGAGTGTTCATTCAGAATTGGAGAAGCGTTCAAAGAGGTGACTAAAGGAATGGACAACAGGTCATGCCAG ACTGTGGTCAACTGGGAAAATGATAAGCTGGTGTGTGTtcagaaaggagagaagaagaaccGAGGGTGGACTCACTGGATTCAGGGAGACGAGCTTCATCTG GAGCTTACTTGTGAGGATCAAGTCTGCAAGCAAATTTACAAAAGGAGTCTGTGA